TATAACATGTTGaaagtaattaataaataaaataattagaaaatattaaatCACTTATTAGCCCGTGGCTGAAAAAATGGGCCTGAATACTGGTTCATATCGATTATGGAGAGACAGGCTTTGGTTGAGATGAATACTGCTGTTTATACAGTTATCAAGTATGATAAATCCAGTATTGTCATAATATTATATCTTAATAGAAAGCTGGAGTCACTATTGTTGATCATCATTCAGCAACTGAGTCGTTTATGACATTCTTTAAAAATGAGGTAAACCctgttaattttgttattatatttattaattgattgTTGTAGAGTGTAATACGTGGTGGATGTCCTGCTGACTGGGTGTGGCTAGTCCCACCCATTTCTGGTGCACTACAAAACTCTTCCATCAAGAAATGTTGCTCTATTATCTTTCACCAAGTTATGAGTATCAGGTATTAACTATGTcatcattatgacatcattatgatgCAATATAGGAAGAAGCCTGGAAGTATTATCATTTACCTGGTGACATGCCACGGCTAGTGGGCCTAAAAATTCAAAACAATTGTTGAGTGAGTTCTccatttaattagttaattaattaattaatgaagtaATGGTATTATATATCATCTATTGATCCATTTATATTGCTATGCATCTATCAAGTTCATACTTATagattcaatttattttcaatgtatttattGGTGTAAATTTTCTATATGTCTATTAAgaaatcatccatccatttccTTCTATTCCACAGTATGGTAATTGAGACCCAAAGAATGATGAAGACTGTCAGATCAAGAGAATTAAGGCCACTGTATTGTATGCCACTGAAACAGGACGTTCCAAGAACTACGCCAACATTGTCGAAAATCTATTTGATCGTACATTCAACTGTTCAGTTTATTCTATGGACGAGTACAACAAAGCAAATTTAGAACATGAGCAGCTGGTCCTGATTGTAACGAGTACTTTTGGGAGTGGTGATCCACCTTCAAATGGAGaggtatttgtttgtttgtttttgtttacgattttaaattgttttgtattaGTTGTTTGGACGTTATCTATTAGATCTACGAGCTGGTCGAGTAGGAGGGTAAGATCAAAGGGTGTGtgtttatgaagtaaaatctaatatTTGTAGGTTCATGCCTCAGAAAAGGTCACAGCGTGTTAGCGCTGTGGTTCGACCATCTGCTGAAATGTTAGCTAAAGCACGAGAAGATATGGCACAACCTTTATCACAAGTGAAGTAtgtccatttgtctgtctgtccatccataaattctatttatccatccattttaGATATGCTGTTTTTGGATTAGGTTCACGTGCTTATCCAACTTCTGTGCTTTTGCTCATACAATGGACAATCTCTTTATGTCTCTTGGAGCAGAACAGACATACCCATGTGGTGAAGGAGATGAGCTCTGTGGACAAGAGGAAAGCTTTCAAAGTTGGCTACGAGAATGTTACATGGTAATCTTAACTTTTTCaaatttgttactttttttttcaaattttgttattttcttttttgtcttttttttattttaatgatatttttttattgtttcctAGAAAACTTGTGAGTTATATCGAATATCACCACGAATAGAAGAGAATGAATTTACTCCTGGTAAATCAGAGTACAAGAAGGACTGTTTTCGTATTACACCATTCAGAGATGAAACACCAACCAAAGATCTTTGTAGAGGTTAGTACAGTCCTTAGGAAGATGTCCTTTGATAACAACATTGAAGCCTATTTTGAGTGAGTCTTTTCTTCTAATAGATTTATCTCATGTTCATAACAAGAAAGTTCATACTGCCACTTTGAAGTCTCGTACTAAACTCCAATCACAGCACTCTGAgtatgtttttatcaaattttatcacatctctctctctctctctctagacgAAGTACTATTCTGGTTACTCTTGAACCTCAACGTCACATGTCCTATCAACCTGGAGATCACATTGCTATTTATGCTCAAAATAATCCAAACCTTGTCAAAGAACTACTTGGAAGACTCAACTTACCTTGTTCTCCTGATGAAGCTATAATTGTTGAGTCCTCGATCACAAATCAAGACGGTACGTCAATCTATCATTGATCCATTTTGCTGACCATGTGTCCATTTTCAATTCATATGTCCATTCAGAAACAACCACATGGATTACTGAAAGACGTTTGCCAGTTCCTGTTACTTTAATTGAGGCATTTACTTATTATCTTGATATTACGACTCCGCCCACTCCACAGCTGCTACAGCTGTTTCAAAAAATGGTACCATCTATATTCATGTATCCATTATACTCACAATATCTATCCATTTCTCAATAGGCAACACGCCAAGTTGATCAAGAAACATTACAAGAACTTGGAAGAGGAGGGGATTTGTATGAAGATTGGAAATATGAACGATTTCCAAATTTAATTGAAGTCCTTGATCAATTTCATTCATTAAAACTTGACGTAGCATTACTTCTACAACAGCTTCCATTATTACAATGTGTAAGTAGACAGTTCTCTCTTTGATATAATTCTTATATCTCCGATATTTTAATAGCGCTATTATTCCATCAGTTCTTCGCCTAAAGTTTATCCCAATGAAATTCATATTACTGTTGCCGTGGTAATGTTTAGGAAAAGGGGTGGCCGAGGACCTCGTCATTATGGAGTGTGTTCAACTTGGTTAAATAAGCTAGAAACTGGATCCAGTATACCTTGTGTTGTCAGAAGGTAAGTCAGCATAATTATAGCATTAAATACAACCTTTCTCAGAGCCACTTCATTTCACATGCCAGAAGACACTCATACTCCTATCGTTATGGTGGGACCAGGGACTGGAATAGCGCCATTCAGAGGTTTCTGGCAAGAAAGGATGCATGCCAGAAGTGAAGCTTTGAAAAAGCACTTCTCTCAGCAATCACTCCAACACAACCTCCTGGTCCTCGTCGTATTAAAAAGGGACAAGCTCAAATACCAGATACCCCAGCTAATAAAATTAGCATTGGAACAGCTGGTGGTCTACAAATTCCTGCCATCGTCGTGGTTTTGTTTCCACGGTAACAGCTCCAGTTGCAAGCATGCTAGAAGTAGAAATTCGTCAACAGGCACCTGTCTCTGATCTTGAAGAGGATGAGGAAAGTGACTTAGACGAGGACAAAGATGAAGAAGATAACAAACCacaaagaaaatacattttgaactCCCAACAAATAAACCATTTAATCCGCTACGACGTTCAGCTTCTGATGAATTTCAGAGTAAAAATCTGGCTGAGTTGATTGCTGCACGACAACGAGAATGGGGAGAAATGACGTTGTATTTTGGTTGTCGTCGTAGCGATACTGATTACATTTATAAAGAGGAGATACAGAAGGCTCACATTACTGGTGCTTTAACTAATGTTCGCGTTGCATTCTCCAGAGAACCTGACCAACAAAAGGTACATTGTTCATGAAGACATGTTcttgtatctacatgtatatttttagacatatgttcaacatttattaaagaagGATGCTGATATGATTGTCCAACAATTGATTGAAGAAAGGGGCCATTTTTATGTGTGTGGGGACATTTCCATGGCAGCAGACTGGGACGTACCCTCCAAAATATCTTTGAAGAGAATGCAGCTATGTCTGCTGATGAAGCACGCCAATTAATTGAGTCCATGAAGGTAGTaaaaatggacagatggatggattgatggtcAAATGGACagatagttattatttttacacactCAAGGATAATGGTTACTATCATGAAGACATTTTTGGAGTGACGCTTAAAACAGCTGAAGTTACTAACAGAGTTAGAGCAGCTGCTAAAAAGTGAGGATTTTCTCTTAATCTTTCTTTATTCTTTCTATTCTCAGAGCTTGGAGAATTTTAGTAACAGCTGCAGATGGTAATCCGCTAACACCAATGTCTGCTCGACCACCAGTCACACCTACCACTGTAAGGATACAATGTATGacatcataatgacatcattatctCATACAGCCTGCAATACCAGACACTCCTATTGATGGCAGTTTCCGCATTCCCTCCAGACTTCCAAAACGTCCTACAGTGACTGTATTGATTCCTACGCCGACATCAGCTAATGAACCTGTATCTCCTATGACCAGATTGTACGtagaacaaaatacaacaagTGAAGGGAAAAAGGGAGGGAAGACGAAGAAATGGCAAGATCAGAAGAGATGGGAACAACCGAGGGGACAGTATCAAGTGTTATACAATACTCCACCCTCGAGTCCCTCATCTCATTCTGTCTGTAGCAATCCCTTCTCAAGTcctcctccctctccctctaGCTCTAACTCAATTAAAATATGGGTATAATTAGATTGGGAACACTTAAGAAATTAGtgtattattagtatattattagGATATTGATGACAGCAAATTAGTATACTATTAGTATATTATTAGGATATTGAGTGATATCTTTTGTGTTAATAATACAGCCAAACCTTTAACTATAAATAAGTAATTATAGTTCTTAATTACTACTACCCAgcacaaaatattgtttaaggtgctaattaatgctaatatgataatattttttcttaatttttagaGGTAGTTCTCAACCTTTTCCAGATATCTTGGGCCAACAAAATCAGTAGGGTTGATATcattaatacaaaatgtatcacTTTATTGTTTCCTAGGCAACCAATATTGACTTCAGTGTAAATAGACGTGCTAAGTATTATCGCAGTCGTCTTGGCTCTAACTCGCTtcaagaggaagaagaaagtGAAGAGACAAAAGTTGGTATGATTCGTATCACAGATTATGGCAATTTAAGTGAGAAGACAATACTTGAGCCGCAGAGTCCAACCAAACCTGATGATGTAATATTACGTAAAAGTGAACAAATGAAGAAAGTCATAAGAAGAAAAGAGCCTTGAGAAAAATTCGTAGTAACTCACTTGTACAAACTGATGTTTGACATAATAGATGTTCTCTTTCTCCTTTATACAATTCATAATTTTATGGGATGTCGCATTTTGATAAGAACAATAGgtgtttttaattatgatttttCACATTAACCTAATAATAAGTGATTTTCTCCTTTATacaattcataattttattgatGTCACAATAggtgtttatttaataatgatttttcaCATaacctaataaaaataatttttgtaacattttaattacatgcATTAactatattcattgtgttttaatattcatagccaattattattaactatattCATTGCTCGAATTAGTATTTACATAGCCAGGAACAATATGGTGCAATGTTGTAGCTATATAAGGTCTCTAAGCATAGTGATCATACCAAATAGTAAATATAACATTACTTTACAAAAATGGCTACACCTTTGAAGATTGAAGACCCTACTTTCCACAAGTATGAAAAAATGGAAGAAAGTACAAGGGGACTAGAAGGACGTGAGTTAAACCACATCAAACAATGGATTGTTATGGAAAAATACATGGAGCTAATTTATCTCTGACTGTATGGAGCAAAGCATCAGGGAAATTGGAGTAAAGATAGGTCGAAGGAATGATTATTTAAAACCTGGAGAGAATTTCTTTGGGTTAGAAAGTCAATTAATATTACTTCAAACATTGAGACAGAACTCTGAACACTTTGGAAAAATCTGACATCAAAACCAAAATCTTTGACAATATATGGTGAATTATTTGGAGGTTAGTATTGTAATATCATATGACTGTCACATGACCTTAATCTCTATTCAAGGTTACTATCCACATTCATCAGTGGATCCAATCCAGGAGTAACACACGTTCAAAAAGAAGTGGCCTATTGTCCAGAGATTAAATTTTGTGCCTATGATATTCTCCTTTCCCAAATAACAGAGAACAAGGTGATCCTCATTCATTTACttgagaaatacatttaaattttttttttaattacagacTACATAGATTATGACATAGCTATGCCTTTATTATCTGAAGCAGGGTTTATGTACTCCAGACCACTCTTTAGTGGTACTTTAAAGAAGTGACTAACTATCCTCTGGATTTATAACAACATTGCCTGCTCAATTTAGTCTACCAACAATAGATAATAACTTAGCAGAAGTGTGGTCATCAGCCTCTGAAAACGTTGTCATAGAAACTCATAAAGGACCAATGCGAATAATATTTAAACGAAAAATACCCAAATTTTCTGAACGTCGAGCTTTACCAAAACCAATTGAACATGAGGACTTCAAGAAACGTTATAAAGAtcttgataattttgaaatgttaaaatatgagATGTATGCTCTGATAACAGAACAACGATTAGTGAATGCTATCTCTAAGTTTGGTAGGCCAGAAAAAAGGAAGACTACATTGAACTTAGAAAATGTTAGTTGATGATGTCATGGAAACTCTCCAAgatgataataaagaaatgtggACAAATGTGAAGAAGATTGTAACGCTATGGCAATGTTAAAAAAAGAGGTGTGGTCACAATGTTCGCAGCTAATTAAATCTTATAAACCTTAAATTAAATCAGAAGATTAGTTTaaagcatttatttattttttaaaaagatttaacAATGATAGATTGGTTGTCATAGCAATTGTTGTTACCATGACAACCATGTTACTATTATTTCCGATGAGGGTATAAATGTTTCCCTTGAGCAAGTCTCTCATGTTGTTTAGTATAATCCTCACTtgtaattaaatcaataatgGCTTGTATGAGTTGAGAACAGGAGAGGGATCACGAGGAGAATACAACACCATATTTGGCTGCGATATCTtctcctctaagactacatctAACTGACGACGCATGTCctaatggatagatagatgagtTAATGGATAGATATATGGGTAAAAGGAcgaatgaattgatggatggatagatgtacATACTTTGACCATTTCTGCTGTGTGTTTAGATGCTTGGAATACAATCCATTTATCAACAGACACAGTGCCTTCTGTCTCATGTACAGTAATATCTCCACCAAAGAAAAGAAGTGGCAATGGAGATATGATTGATGCATCATGAATAAAAATAGCactacttttaaactaaaattcaaaataaaatagatagagatcattttaatattaagtAGAACTTACTTTTGtatgatatattaaaaactgaGATTTGAATTGAGGTACTTCACAGTTTACTGACTTTGGATGAAACTTAACCTTACCATCTTGCTGTGTATAGAGCTTGGCTGACCTTAGCAGAGagatataaagagagagagagagagagattaagagagagagagagagagagagagagagagagagaatagaagAGTTAGAAATAAGTATACAAACCTTTTACCAGGTGTAATTTTAGCCACATTAGGGTAGAGACCAGCACACAAGATGCTTTGACTAATTTTAAATTGtctacaaaatcaataaatatttaaaataatatcaaacattaattattaatacctgaaattaatattaacagaACATCTTTGGGATCTGTATTGTTTACAAATCCTGTATCTTTTAAACAGACTAGCAAACTGCCGCTTCATATTTGGACaacatctaaaatataaaaaaataaaaggacATCAGTTTGTGTTTATCTTACTCCAAGTGTATTGGATGATAGGAAATTGTCCAACAATATTGACGCGTGTTCCCATGAATTGACTTCTCCCCAACCTCTAAATGCATTGAGTAAAGCAATATGATCACTCTCAGAATCACCAGCAAATCGACGTCTAATTCTGTCTGCCTCATCTTGTTTGtgctaaagagagagagagagagagacagagagagagagagagagagagagaccagagAGACAGAGACTATCAACTAATTGAACAGTAAAACTTACCAATGAATCACAAAAGGTTCTTTAAATCCGAGAGTACTAGCTATTGTTAACACAGGatctaaacatgaaaacattgCCCCAAACAATATAATCTTCCCAACACGAGGATGAACAGGTAAATTAGCTATATGATAACCTAATGAAGTTAACTCCTCAGAGTAGTAAGCGCTcgctataaaacaaataaaatcttaGTTATGCAAGGTGTTAATTAGGTAGGTGTGGTTTCACAAACTTACCAAATTCTTTAACAATTTTATAGCATCATTTACTGCTTTTGCAGGAGGAGGTTCTAGAGCTCGTTCTAGAAATGGCCCCCCCAGCTAGACCAAGACGAAGAACTTTGATTTGAAGAACTAACTCCTCTAACGGTGTTCGTAACATTTCTGGCAATTGGAACTCAGCCATTTGTGAGTATTGATGACGAGtgaacaaatgaaaacaatgacCAGATTGAACtctatgtaagaaataatagaaaaagagattattgaatgaatgaatgaattaattatattgtatgcCATTCCTGAAACATTACACTATTGCTCTGAATGCAATGTAGGAAATAAAAGGGCACATGTCCACATGACATTCACATGATGTTTGGTGAAAGGAGTCATAGCCATTACAACTTCAAGTGGCTTATGGTAGCTTTTCACCAGACAAAGGACACAACACTTACCTTCCGCTCTCCCCCTTCTTTGTCTAGCAGCTGCTTTGCTTTCCCAACAGCATCTAAACAAGCTAATTGGTTAGCTACATCATATGTCTAAATggacacacaattataaaatggaTACACAGTTTTCAGAAATGGATGTTAACATACTGTCTCTTTGACTTTACCACAATCAATGACATATATGACACATCAATTGTAATGCTTGTTTCAGCTATATTGGTTGCTATGACGATCTTCCTCACTCCATCAGGTGGACGATCGAACACCTAACAAAAAGATGTACATAACTATGGTGTGGTAACCCCGCCCACCTGTTTTTTTGAAAGGCAGTTTGGCATAAGAGAATGCAATGGAATAACTAAATAATGGGAGGGGCTTCGAAACATGACATCACTTTTTAGCATATCATTTAATTTACTGATTGTGTCCCATCCAGGAAGAAAGACAAGTATAGCTCCGCCCTCCATTGAGCGACAGACATATCGTAACAATGTCATAATAAATGGAAATCTATCTCTTCAAAGTTCATAACTCGTAGAGCTAGTCACTCTAGATGGGTATGTCCCTGCTCGTTCTATTTTTATCAATGTATTCTTCAATTTGTACTTGTCTCTCTTCCTTTTCTAACCACTCTTGTTTCCCACGTCCATAACGAGACCAATGGGGACGACCCTTTCTAGAATCCTGATCAGGAGAAGGCTGATATCTAAAAGAAAACATAACGATGTACATGTTTACAAGTAGATTTACTCTGTTAATTTTAGGACATCTTCAAGATAATATTTTGTACAGGAAAAAACCCTCCAGGGATTGAGATAATTGGAGCATCATCTAATTAAGTCATGTGACTACATGTGATGATCACATGATCCACttactgaaatattttgaaaatatttcttcATTGATTGTAGCACTCATCAAAATTAATTTGAGGTCGGGTCTGTGTGGTTGAGGAGGAGTTCAAAGGTCACCAGCTAATTAGACTGACCTTTGAggcaaaatatctttaataataatagtcaggaaatcagatatattgttacgCTCATGGACTTCATCAAGAACTAGATGTGAACATTGATGGAGAAGACTGTAATAATGGACACATGATCTCAATAAATGGACCTACAACTTTCAACTTACGGATCACTGATTAATCTTCGTACCATAACACCAGTTGTGCATATAAATAGATCCCCATGTCCGAGGGAGAACTTGTTCCAATCTTATCTGATATCCAACAGATTTACCCAAAGACTCCGCTCTCTCTGCTGCCACACGTGTGGACTAGTGGGTATGACATCATAGAAATCACATGACATTTAGAGCCACATCCTCTCATTATTACATCAAGGTAACAATAGATAATTAACAAACCTGATATAGCACTAATTCTCCTCGGCTGAGTAGAAATCACATGACATTTAGAGCCACACCCTCTCATTATTGCATCATCAAGAATAATTGAGatacctaataataaaatataaagactAACACCCAATACAAGACTGAGTCTGAGACCCATACTAAACTGGACTGAGATCCAAACCTATTATACACTGACCTGGTAGTTTTTCCACATCCAGTTTCTCCACTAATAACTACAACTTGATGTTCCTCAATAGCTTTTAAGATTTCACCCAGCATATTCCAAGATGGAAGCTGATAACGGTAAATCCTATAGAACAAGTTCTTACATAATATATGCAataaataaagatttaataaaataatgttgctATGGTAACATACAAGCATAGTTTGGTAGCCATGATAAGACCGTTTCTCTTCCagttcttgttttgttgttccTCTGATATAGTCAGCGGCACATCCTGAGTCTTTGATGACATCCTATATAGGGGCGGAGTCATTGTCATAGCAATGGGAGTAGTATCCATGGCAACTAACATCTGGACTATCAATTTCTTCCACTTTTTTTACCACCATAGCTATGATATAGAACAATAGGAGTAAGGAATGTTCCTCTCTTACCCTCAGCTCCCCTAAGAACTGGAACTCTGCTGTACAGAGTCAACATCAAGTAATATCTGTGATATCTTACCCTCTAATCTTTTATCAATACTAACTACAGCACgctaaataatgtaatattaaaatatttcacttaaTTAGAGACTTAC
Above is a window of Gigantopelta aegis isolate Gae_Host unplaced genomic scaffold, Gae_host_genome ctg1945_pilon_pilon, whole genome shotgun sequence DNA encoding:
- the LOC121391200 gene encoding LOW QUALITY PROTEIN: ATP-dependent DNA/RNA helicase DHX36-like (The sequence of the model RefSeq protein was modified relative to this genomic sequence to represent the inferred CDS: inserted 5 bases in 4 codons; deleted 1 base in 1 codon; substituted 1 base at 1 genomic stop codon) is translated as MSSKTQDVPLTISEEQQNKNWKRNGLIMATKLCLIYRYQLPSWNMLGEILKAIEEHQVVVISGETGCGKTTSLYILLLGISIILDDAIMRGCGSKCHVISTQPRRISAIHXSTRVAAERAESLGKSVGYQIRLEQVLPRTWGSIXICTTGVMVRRLISDPLLHQCSHLVLDEVHERNNISDFLTIIIKDILPQRPDLKLILMSATINEEIFSKYFNDAPIISIPGXVFSCTKYYLEDVLKLTEDRFPFIMTLLRYVCRSMEGGAILVFLPGWDTISKLNDMLKSDVMFRSPSHYLVIPLHSLMPNCLSKKQVFDRPPDGVRKIVIATNIAETSITIDXVIYVIDCGKVKETTYDVANQLACLDAXWESKAAARQRRGRAEGKVQSGHCFHLFTRHQYSQMAEFQLPEMLRTPLEELVLQIKVLRLGLAGGPFLERALEPPPAKAVNDAIKLLKNLVSFAYYSEELTSLGYHIANLPVHPRVGKIILFGAMFSCLDPVLTIASTLGFKEPFVIHWY